The DNA window GTTAGGAATGGCAGTGTTAGGAATGGCAGTGTTAGGAATGGCAGTGTTAGGAATGGCAGTGTTAGGAATGGTAGTGTTAGGAATGTCAGTGTTAGGAATGGCAATGTTAGGAATGGTAGTGTTAGGAATGGCAGTGTTAGGAATGGTAGTGTTAGGAATGGCAGTGTTAGGAATGGCAGTGTTAGGAATAGCAGTGTTAGGAATGTCAGTGTTAGGAATGGTTGTGTTAGGAATGGCAGTGTTAGGAATGTCAGTGTTAGGAATAGCAGTGTTAGGAATGTCAGTGTTAGGAATGGTAGTGTTAGGAATGGCAGTGTTAGGAATAGCAGTGTTAGGAATGTCAGTGTTAGGAATGGTAGTGTTAGGAATGTCAGTGTTAGGAATGGTAGTGTTAGGAATGTCAGTGTTAGGAATGGCAGTGTTAGGAATGGCAGTGTTAGGAATAGCAGTGTTAGGAATGTCAGTGTTAGGAATGGTTGTGTTAGGAATGGCAGTGTTAGGAATGGCAGTGTTAGGAATAGCAGTGTTAGGAATGTCAGTGTTAGGAATGGTAGTGTTAGGAATGTCAGTGTTAGGAATGGTAGTGTTAGGAATGGTAGTGTTAGGAATGGCAGTGTTAGGAATGGCAGTGTTAGGAATGGCAGTGTTAGGAATGGTAGTGTTAGGAATGGCAGTGTTAGGAATGGCAGTGTTAGGAATGGTAGTGTTAGGAATGGCAGTGTTAGGAATGGTAGTGTTAGGAATGGCAGTGTTAGGAATGTCAGTGTTAGGAATGGCAATGTTAGGAATGGTAGTGTTAGGAATGGCAGTGTTAGGAATGGTAGTGTTAGGAATGGTAGTGTTAGGAATGGCAGTGTTAGGAATGGTAGTGTTAGGAATGGCAGTGTTAGGAATGGCAGTGTTAGGAATGGCAGTGTTAGGAATGTTGTTGCAAGAAATGGCAGTTAGGAATGGGAACTTGGCATGGGATTATGGGAACGGGAATTTTAGCGTTAGGACTGGTAATgttaggatctctctctctctctctctctctctctctctctctctctctctctttaaagtccccaaaacacccccaaacacacttaaaacaccctcaaacacacccaaaacaccccaaacacacataaacacccctttctaatctctctctctctctctctctctctctctctctctctctctctctctcttacctccactacgtattctcttcctctgtacCAACTATCTTCATACAAATGGAGAGAGGGGAACACTTTAGAGCGAGTGTTGCCAGCATAACGAACCgacccctagagagagagagagagagagagagagagagagagagggtagaaggAGGTGTTTcaatgtgttttgaggtgttttaggggtgtttttggtgtgttttgagtgttttggtgtgttttgtgtgttttggtgtttttggtgtgttttggtgtgttttgggtgttttgtgtgttttgtgtgttttgtgtgttttggtgtgtttggggtgttttggtgtgttttttgtgttttggtgtgttttagtgtgttttgggtgttttggtgtgtttgagtgttttgtgtgtttggtgtgttttggtgttttgtgtgtttttgtgttttgtgtgttttgtgtgttttggtgttttgtgtgttttgtgtgttttggtgtgttttgtgtgtgtttgggtgttttggtgtgttttgtggtgtttgtgtgttttggtgtgttttgtgttttgggtgttttgtgtgttttgatgtttttggtgtgttttgtgttttgtgtgttttgtgtgttttgtgttttggtgtgtttgtggtgtttgtgtgttttagggtgttttgggtgttttgtgtgtgttttgtgttttgtgttttgtgtgttttgtgtgttttgtgtgttttgggatgtttatgaaagttttagggtgttttggtgtgttttgggaagtTTGagtattttaagtgttttggggtattttgagggtgttttagtgtgttttggagtgtttttgaggttagagagagagagagagagagagagagagagagagggtagataaatatatggattagtaatgataataataataataataataataataataaaaataataggaggagaaggaggaggaggaggaggaggaggaggaggaggaggaggaggtggaggagaaggagaaggagaagaggaagagaaagaagaaaagtaaaagagagagagagagagagagagagagagagagagagagagagagagagagagagagagagagagagagattgaaacacatagacaacttaacctaacattatttccccccccatctctctctctctctctctctctctctctctctctctcagacaccgGTCCCATTAGAGAAAAAGTGAACTAGCTTTAAAAATCAGGTTTTGTGAGCAACATATGTTTTCTtaacctgcagagagagagagagagagagagagagagagagagagagagagagacgaagtaaCTATAACACataatctcatctctctctctctctctctctctctctctctctctctctctctctctcacttgtgtttgttttcttttgagaaggaggaagagaggaggaggaggaggaggaggaggaggaggaggaggaggaggaggaggaggaggaggagaaggaggaggaggaagaggaggaggaggaggagacaaacaacaacaacaacaaaagaagaagaagaaaagagagagagagagagagagagagagagagagagagagagagagagagagagagagagagagagagagagagttaatatctAGACTTATGATGTCATTGAAAGATAAACATTAAAGAAAgtaaatcattctctctctctctctctctctctctctctctctctctcttgcaaatgGTGGGTTAAGAAGTGGTTTCAAGATGGCTtctgttcactctctctctctctctctctctctctctctctctctctctctctctcattaacgaATTAAGCTGATTAATTAACAGTTTAAcccccagaaagagagagagagagagagagagagagagagagagagagagagagagagagagagaatagtagaatagtagtaatagtaataataataataataataatgactacacacacatacgctgacctcctccactctctctctctctctctctctctctctctctctcaccacggaaTGTTGAATGTTGAAAAGCACGTCTTCACCAAACAGGGCTGTCACATTTTCGCCTCTGTAACCTGCCTCGCCGTACACAAGCCAGCTggaagatagtagtagtagtagtagtagtagtagtagcagtagcagtagtagtagcagtagtagtagcagtagtaggagtttGAAGTTGGGTTATATTTGGTTAGGTTGACAAaatttattattgtagtagtagtagtagtagtggtggtggtggtggtggtggtggtggtagtagtagtagtagtagtagtagtagtttaacattaacaacatttctacattgcaaaggctctagttgaagtgacgtgggtttttaaggttctaataGCAAAATGCAttgaaaacaccccaaaacaccccaaaacaccccaaaacaccctaaaacacacacaaaacacaccaaaacacaccaaaacacaccaaaaacacacccaaacacacaaacaaaaacacccacaaaacacatcaaagcaccccaacacacccaaacaccccaaaacaccaaaacaccccaaacactgcaaacacacaaacacaaaacacacaaaacacctccaaacaccacaaaacacaccaaaacaccccaaaacacaccaaaacacccccaaacacatcaaaccacccccaaaccaccccaaaacacaccctatATAGTACTCACATCCCGCTTTGTCGAACACTTTCAAATGTTCCCGTAATATTTTCAGCGCCCCAGTGGAAGATTTGTGGCTCCCCCTGTAAATCCTCCCCAGGGTAGAGCTCAAGGGTGCGGTCCTCCCCAGGGTCGAAGAAGGTGCTAATCTCCCCAAAACCTCCCCCTGggccgtggaggaggaggaggagggggaggaggagggggtgaagTAGAGACTGGTTAAATCtgaaatattaagtttttttggtcgtggtgagatgaggaggaggaggaggaggaggaggaggaggaggaggaggaggtggtggtggtggtagtggtgagtaatgtctaggaggaggaggaggtggaggaggaggagaaggaggaggaggaggaggaggaggaggaggaagatgagaggaaatgacagtttggaagaaagagagagagagagagagagagagagagagagagagagagagagagagagagagagagagagagagagagagagagagagagagagaaatttgcgTACAAGAatgataactataataataataataataataataataataataataataataataataataataagaagaagaagaagaagaagaaggaggaggaggaggaggagagaagaaggaggaggaggaggaggaggaagagaagaagaaaaaaaaagaattcaaacacactaaaacaccaaaacacactcaaacaatccaaacacaccaaaacacaccaaaacacaccaaacacacccaaacacatccaaaacacacccaaaacacacccaaacacacacaaacacacccaaacacaccaaacacactcaaacacacccaaacacacccaaaacactcaaacacacccaaacacacccaaacacacccaaacacacccaaacacacgaaacacacccaaaacacacccaaaacactcaaaacactcaaaacacccaaaacacacccaaaacacacccaaacacacgaaacacacccaaaacacaccaaaacacaccaaaaacacactcaaaacacactaaaacaccctaagatatacataaacacatacaaacaccatTATCCTCACAATATgtccttaaaacaccacaaaaacacacaaaattaaaTCAGAGGAATATTgaaagatttattattattttcaaattaaatatataaaagagagtgtgggcgggtgtgggcgggtgtgggcgggtgtgggtgtgggtggagggtgtgtgggtgtatgtgggTGTATGGTGGGGCGTGATTAGGGGGGGCGGGGTGAGTTTAGAGGCAGGGTgtgtgaaatgaaagaaaaaatgtctgagagagagagagagagagagagagagagagagagagagagagagaggcagtgactccacgcacgcacgcacgcacagtaTCTCgcgcttgttctctctctctctctctctcgtagataataataaaaataataataataataataatgaggaggaggaggaggaggaggaggaggaggaggaggaggagaagaaggaggaggaggaggaggaaaagaagaaaagaagaagaagaagaagaagaagaagaagaagaagaagatgatgatgatgaaaaagaagaagaagaagatgatgatgatgaaaagaagaagaagaagaagaagaagaagaagaagaagaagaagaagaagaagaagaagaagaagaaaaggaagaaaaatatatataaaaaaatagaaaaagaggaggaggaggaggaggaggaggaggaggaggaggaagaacaagaggagaagaagaagaagaagaagagaggaggaggaggaggaggagagaagtaatCTACAGGAgaatctaatatttttctttcattcctcctcctcctcctcctcctcctcctcctcctcctcctcctcctcctccttcattttgcAATAAATCAGTTTTTCACGataatcttttcctcctcctcttcttagttccgcctcctcctcctcctcctcctcctcctcctcctcctcctcctcctcctcctcctcctcctgaaagtCATCCatgcgtccttccttccttcctctcttccttcctcctcttcttcctcctcctcctcctcctctcacagacAGATCATTtcacttatcctcctcctcctcctcctcctcctcctcctcctcctcctcctcctccgcagactatttctacttcctcttcttcctgctcttcttcctcctcctcctcctcctcctcctctctcacgaTGATGctgtaaagggaaggaggaggaggaggaggaggaggaggaggaggaggaggaggaggaggcgaagaagtAAACaatgataaggagagagagagagagagagagagagagagagagagagagagagagagagcacacgaaaaaaagaaaaatagagagagaaaaagaagaaaaataggaagaggaggaggaggaggaggaggaggaggaggaggaggaggaggattctgaggagaagaggaggaggaggaggaggaggaggaggaggagaaccacaGACTTCACCACAACAATCAGAAGGTGAAATGgcgaggaacagagagagagagagagagagagagagagagagagagagagagagagagtgagtcatctgtgtatgtgggtgtgtggggtgtgtgggcgtgggtgggggttgttttggtggtgaagGGGTGGGGGAGAAATACAGGTGGTTGGGTTAGTAAGGGGGCCAGGAGgggtacatctctctctctctctctctctctctcatagaattTTCCACCACTTATTTCAACTAGAAACCGcttgcgtgcacacacacacacacacacacacacacacacacacacacacacacacacacacacacacacacacaccagaaaattGTTTATTACCactggaactactactactactactactactactactactactactactgctactactattactactattactactactactactactgctactactactactactactactactactgctactactactactactactactaataataataaaataataataataataataataataataataataatgttaatcattttctgtctgtgtgtgtgtgtgtctgtctgtgtgtctgtctgtctgcctgtgtgtctgtctatgtgtctgtgtgtctgtttgtgtgtctgtctgtgtgtttatctgtctgtgtgtgtgtgtctgtgtgtctgtgtgtgtgtctgtctgtgtgtgtgtctgtgtgtctgtgtgtctgtctgtctgaccgtgtgtctatctgtctgtttgtctctttgtttgtctgtgtgtgtgtgtgtgtgtgtgtgtgtgtgtgtgtgtgtgtgtgtgtgtgtgtctgtctgtgtgtctgttttgctTCACTGACACCCACTAATagattttttcctttaaaacatctgtctctttctctctctctctctctctctctctctctttggatgCTTAGCGTGCgtcatatggagagagagagagagagagagagagagagagagagagagagagagagagagagagagagagagagagatgcatttaaGTCgccaagaaggaagagaggaaagagagatggaatgttctctctctctctctctctctctctctctctcacacagcatCTCTATCTGTGGTAAACCATTTGGTCAGCTGGAACttcctaatgtgtgtgtgtgtgtgtgtgtgtgtgtgtgtgtgtgtgtgtgtgtgtgtgtgtgtgtgtgtgtggtgtgtagtagtagtagtagtagtagtagtagtagtagtagtagtagcagtggtagcagtagtagtagtagtggtggtggtggtggtggtggtggtagtagtagtagtagtggtggtggtggtggtggtggtggtggtagtagtagtagtagtagtagtagtagtagtagcaggtggtggtggtggtggtggtagtagtagtagtagtagtagtagtagtagtagtagtagtagtagtagtagcaatagtggtggtggtggtggtggtggtagtagtagtagtagtagtagtagtagtagtagtagtagtagtagaagaaagaagaagaagaagaagaagaagaccaccaccaccaccaccaccaccaccacaacaacaacaacaacaaaaccaacagtacacacacacacacacacacacacacacacacacacacacacacacacacacacactaattaagtTAATGAGGCGTGTATGTAACTAGCCAGGGAAACAGATGACCAAATTAACAGttagtaacattattattactattattactattattattactattattattattattattattattattattattattattattattattactaccactactacttcttctaattcatctttttttgcaataataagtagtagtagtagtagtagtagtagtagtagtagtagtagtagtagtagtagtaacaactattagtaccacaaccatcacaacaacaacaacaacaataattcactcaccgcaccaccaccatcgccaccaccaccgctacaacaactgacacacacacacacacacacacacacacacacacacacacacacacacacaggcgttaAGATTTGATAAGATAACATTTTTTGATAAGAAAGGTGAAATATTGTGAAAGATagctctaactctctctctctctctctctctctctactactactactactactactactactaagatgaaaaagaagaagaagaggaggaagaagaaggaggaggaggaggaggaggaggaggagaacaagagaaacacacacacacacacacacacacacacgaaaatgacaagattgcaaacacacacacacacacacacacacacacacacacacacacacacacacacatttacaggCCAGTGGAGGATAAAATCTGCCTTATTAACCTaaattagaggaaaaaagaaagaaaaaaagacaataataataataataataataataataataataataataatggtggtaataataatggtggtgctggtaatggtggtggtagtagtctcTAGATGAGagctctctaatctctctctctctctctctctctctctctctctctctcttgtttttcccttccgtgtcatcgaagagagagagagagagagagagagagagagagagagagagagagagagagagagaggaactgatTACCAAAAACCTtaacgaaataaaaaatgagagagagagagagagagagagagagagagagagagagagagagagagagagagagagaaacgcggCAGTGCATGGTAAGTGCTTCCGGAAGCAAAATGGAGCCAGTgaacaatattctctctctctctctctctctctctctctctctctctcataaagccGGACAGCCGTATCCCAAAccacacgtagagagagagagagagagagagagagagagagagagagagagagagagagagagagagagagagagagagagagagagagaaccgaggAATTTTCGTTACATCATGaaat is part of the Portunus trituberculatus isolate SZX2019 chromosome 2, ASM1759143v1, whole genome shotgun sequence genome and encodes:
- the LOC123502343 gene encoding uncharacterized protein LOC123502343; translated protein: MVVVRFNQSLLHPLLLPLLLLLHGPGGGFGEISTFFDPGEDRTLELYPGEDLQGEPQIFHWGAENITGTFESVRQSGIWLVYGEAGYRGENVTALFGEDVLFNIQHSVGSVRYAGNTRSKVFPSLHLYEDSWYRGREYVVEAGPDEGDLVLIPNFRDFGIRARSIIGVGADWTVFSGPNFHGPNCTCLKSTHFSMSSYDGDDAMMRAFFHPDTHAHARTHAHAHTHTHTHTHADTLFEVGSAILGCEVPMKKLCAKVPWKVWAPECPVMSRGVSVC